ATTGCTTTGTCGATGGGGATGGCAAAGCCGATGCCTTGCGCACCGGCTCGCACAGCGACATTGACGGCGATCATTTCGCCGTCGATGTTCAAGAGCGGGCCGCCGGAGTTGCCGGGGTTGATGCTGGCGTCGGTCTGAATCAAATCCTCGTAGCTTTGCGTGTCGTTCACTTGGACCGAGCGATGCAGCGCGCTGATGATGCCGCGAGTCACGGTGTGTTCATAGCCATAAGCGTTCCCCAGCGCGATCACTTCTTCGCCAATCATCAGATCGTGCGAAGTGCCGACGGTGATGACCGGCAGCTTTTCCTTCAAGCTCACCTTGATGACCGCCAGGTCATTGGCGGGATCGCTGGAAACAAACTGCGCAATCTGACTGACACCGTCTGCCATGGTGACTTCGATTTTTCGTACGCCATCGACCACGTGACAGTTCGTCAAAATAAAGCCGCGCTCGTCGATGATGATGCCAGTTCCCATGCCGTTCACACGGCGCGGACCTTCAGCCCGCACGAGCGGATCGTCGGCGGCCGTGAGCGTCTTCTGGCCGTGAATATTGACGACCGATTCACGAGCGCCTTGGGCCGCTCGCACGATTGCGGTGCGGCGCGCTTCGGATGCATGGGCATGGGATGGCGATGCGAGCGCTGCTAGGCCGGTCGCGCTGCAGATGAAGCCGAAACCAATCGCGTGCAACAGGCGAGACACGCGACGAACGTGAGGTTTATCCATGAGGCCGATCACCGCCCTGTTGGGCTGGCGGCTTGACGGTAAAGCCAGGCAAGCGGCCCGGCCGGCGGGGGTGACTTTCGCTGAACTCGCCAGAGTTCAGGCCCAAAGTTGCCACAGGAAATCCTTGCGAATTCCACGTCAGCAAGTCGTCGGGCACGCTGGTTAAATCGGTCCACCAGTTACAGCCGCTTAATGCGCTACCGGGCGGCCGGAACAGCTTGCCTGACCATGACTTGCAGCAACGAAG
The Pirellulales bacterium genome window above contains:
- a CDS encoding trypsin-like peptidase domain-containing protein, encoding MDKPHVRRVSRLLHAIGFGFICSATGLAALASPSHAHASEARRTAIVRAAQGARESVVNIHGQKTLTAADDPLVRAEGPRRVNGMGTGIIIDERGFILTNCHVVDGVRKIEVTMADGVSQIAQFVSSDPANDLAVIKVSLKEKLPVITVGTSHDLMIGEEVIALGNAYGYEHTVTRGIISALHRSVQVNDTQSYEDLIQTDASINPGNSGGPLLNIDGEMIAVNVAVRAGAQGIGFAIPIDKAMSVAAKLMSTERVEQKWHGVKLSDMPGRNDGAVVMAIEADSPASKSGLRPGDVVTAVDHQPISRAVDFERALLGQDVGKELDVTVRRNNAAVTTNLELAALPSQQVEPTDDCWELLGLKLQPIPTPQFQQYQSRYRGGLAIAAVRPDGPAAKQGIRRGDILVGMHIWETVTLENVEYILNRSDFADFEPVKFYILRGSDTLYGHLPVAARQ